The Camelina sativa cultivar DH55 chromosome 14, Cs, whole genome shotgun sequence genome includes a window with the following:
- the LOC109128697 gene encoding uncharacterized protein LOC109128697: protein MASTNNHPFLSSAAAEVPGNNGLMPLARKHVVIRYVVDNFKFLNVRCKSNENDLGRIRLAYLQSWGFRFHVNISKSTKFHCHFWWKGEVRKSEPKYFSLICQQCIWEVGYYNEHTICRINRDRSLPYCFLMDDHP, encoded by the exons ATGGCTTCTACTAATAATCATCCTTTT CTATCAAGTGCCGCAGCAGAAGTACCGGGCAACAACGGTTTGATGCCTCTAGCCAGAAAGCATGTTGTAATTCGTTACGTTGTGGAcaactttaaatttttgaatgtgCGCTGTAAATCCAATGAAAATGATTTAGGACGAATTCGTCTGGCATATTTGCAATCTTGGGGTTTCAGATTTCATGTCAACATATCGAAATCTACAAAATTTCATTGTCATTTTTGGTGGAAAGGAG AGGTCCGTAagagtgaacctaagtatttttctctAATATGCCAACAATGTATTTGGGAAGTGGGCTACTATAATGAACACACTATTTGTCGTATAAACCGCGATAGATCATTGCCTTACTGTTTCCTAATGGATGATCATCCTTAA